AATTCGGCGAGGAGATCGGCAAGGCATCGGACGACCAACCGGATAACGAATCTGAATCTGTGAACCCTGTGCTCATAGCATGTCGCGATTCTGCCGCCCCGGATGAGATCGAATATGCGATCTTCGTGCGCAATAAAGTCCGCGAAGGTCGGCAGGCGTTCGCCAGTGGAAAATATTTTTCAGCCGCCGACGCCCGTCTGCAAATGCGAGAATGGCTCAATTGACTACACCCGAAACGGCTCCTCTTTTCGACAAGCGCCTGCTGGGAACCTGGATCTCAGATCGCAGGCGAACGTTCTTGAATTGGAAACCAAACCCGGGCGTGAAACCGGCGATGGCTCAAAAATTCAAGAACCTCTTTGGCAAGATGACGGTTCGCTACTCCCCAAAATATTTCTTTGTAGAAACCCGATTCGATTTTTATCCAGGGTTGGAGCCTTCGCCTGACAAGAAAAAATACGAAGTCATTGCCAAGGACCAATCGAGCGTTGTCATTCGATTTCGATACGAAGATCCCATGATGCAAAACATCTTTGGCTCCGAAGTGATCCGCCAAATTCACTTTGACGGTGAAATTGGATATTACATCACCGTCCAATCAGGTCTTACCGAGTATTTCCGCAAGATCTCTTAGCGAGCCCCTTCGCACCCCTGAATCCTGACCTCTGACCCCCGGCCCCTTCCCCACCTATGCCCCAGATCAACGACAACTACCTGAAGCTCAAGGCTGGCTACCTGTTCCCCGAAATCGGGCGTCGCGTGACGGCCTTTTGTCAGGAGAACCCGACCGCCAAAGTGATCCGACTGGGGATTGGCGACGTCACCGAGCCGTTGCCGCCGGCCATCATCGACGCCATGCACAAGGCGGTCGATGAAATGGCGCGTCGGGAAACTTTCCGCGGGTACGGTCCCGAGCAAGGCTATGACTTTCTCCGTAATGCCATCGTCGAGCACGACTTCAAAGCCCGGGGCTGCGACATCGCCGCCGACGAAGTGTTCGTTTCCGACGGTTCGAAGTGCGATACCGGCAACATCCTCGACATCTTCGGTTTGAAGAACACCGTTGCCATGCAGGATCCGGTATACCCGGTGTATGTCGACACGAACGTGATGGCCGGCCGTACCGGCGCCGCTGATGCTCAGGGGCGTTACGAAGGACTGACTTACCTTCCCTGCACCGCCGAGAACGACTTCACGCCGAGTCTGCCGACCAAGCCGGTTGACCTCATCTATCTCTGCTACCCGAATAATCCGACCGGCGCCGTCGCCACGCGTGAGACGCTGACGAAATGGGTCGACTACGCGAAGCAGACCGGCGCGGTCATTCTGTTCGATGCCGCTTACGAGGCGTTCATCACCGACCCGTCGCTGCCGCATTCAATCTACGAGATCCCCGGCGCGCGGGATGTCGCAATTGAGTTCCGCAGCTTCAGCAAGAACGCCGGCTTCACTGGCACCCGTTGTGCTTTCACGGTCGTTCCCAAGACGGTCATGGCGAAAACTGCGGACGGCGCTCAGCAGGCGATTCACCCGATCTGGAACCGTCGTCACACCACCAAATTCAACGGGGTGTCGTACATTGTCCAACGGGGAGCGGAAGCGGTCTACAGCCCGGCCGGCAAGCAACAGTGTGCCGACCTCGTCAAGTTCTATCTCGAGAACGCGCAGATCCTGCAGCACGGCCTCGAATCGGTTGGCATCAGCGTCTACGGCGGCGTGAATGCTCCGTATATCTGGCTGAAAACACCCGACAACAAGACAAGCTGGGACTTCTTCGACTATCTGCTGAAGAACGCCCATCTCGTCGGCACCCCCGGCAGCGGCTTTGGCGCCAGCGGCGAAGGCTACTTCCGCCTCAGCGCGTTCAACAGTCGTGCGAATGTGGAAGAAGCTGTCGTGCGAATCAAGACTCTGCTCGGGCGGCTGATCGCGTAATCGGAAGAGTGAAATCGAAAGTTCCTTTAGCCGCACACCTAAAGTGTGCGGCTAAATTTTTTGACGATGCCCGCAACTTTCTCAGCCGCGTCGGGACGAGCAAACGTGCGGATTCCCTGCGACAGCTGCCGGCGCAGTTCCAGATTTGACAGACAAGTTTGGATTACAAATCCGAGATCCTGCTCGTCGCTGGCCGTTCCGAGCTGCTCGACCAGCATCGCCCCGCCGCCGCGAACGAAGAGCTGCGCATTCCGCAGCTGATGATCGCGCAGAGATCCTAGATACGGCACGATCACTGCCGGCAGACCTGCACAGGCGATCTCGGCCAGCGTTGTTCCACCGGCCCGTGTGACGACCAGAGACGCTGCCTGATACCGGTCCGCCAGGTCATCAAAGAACGGGGCGACTTCCGCGGCAATACCCAGGTCTCGATACGTCTGTCGGACGAGTTCACAGTCGCTCTCTCCGGTCTGATGCACGATGCTCCAGCCTTCGAGTGCGCCACCATTGTGCTGGCCGAATCTCAACAGCGATCGATTGAGAAACGCAGCCCCCTGACTGCCGCCCAACACCAGCAGAATTTTGCGATCAAGATCCGGTTCGTATTTGGTCTGTCCCGCCACGTCCGCTCGAACTGGATTTCCAGTACAGACAATTTTGGGTCGTTCCGGGAAATGTCGCTCGCTGTTCTCAAAGCTCGTACAGATCACTTGTGCAAACCGGCTCAGCAGCGATGTCGCCCGGCCGGGCACGATATTCTGTTCCAGCAGCACCAGCGGGCATTTCATCCACCACGCGGCCAGACCGCCTGGGATGCTGCCATACCCGCCAGCCCCCAGCACCACCGGTCGCGGCAGCGAACGCAACGTCGCCGACGCTTGAGAAACCGCTGCCCGCAAATTCCACAGCGAACGGATCGGGCGACTTCGAAACTGATGGCTCTCCACCGCCGGCAACGCAATCTGCTCAACGCCGTAAGGATCGAGAATCGTTTTTTCAATGGCCCGTTGGGACGTGAGAAACAGGACTCGCGACGGACCATTAGGCCGCTTTCGCAGCTCTTCCACGACCGCCAGCGCCGGGAAGAGATGCCCCCCGCTGCCGCCGCCGCTGATCACCAGACTCCATTCCGACATTGCTTGAGAAGGGGTCAGGGAAAAGGGGACTGGGGATAGACAAGAAAATAGGCGTTACGCCGCCGTGATGAAAGCGACCGTCTCGGACCGATCCTCTTTTGACTCCTGCCTCGTCAGGCTCAGAATCACACCCAAAGCCAGAATGCTCACAATCAGGTTGCTCCCCCCGTAGCTGATGAACGGGTGCGAAATCCCTTTGGGCGGCAGCAGTGCCGTCACCACCGCCATGTTGACGCCCGCCTGAATTACCAGTTGCCCCAGCAGAGTCAGCGCCAGCGTCCCTTCGAAGGAATCGTGTGGCACGCGGCGAATCAGTTTCAAACCCGTCAGGTACAGCCCAGCCCACAACCCCATCACCGACAGCGTCCCGATCAGGCCCAGTTCTTCCCCAATCACCGCAAACACAAAGTCGGTATTCGCCTCAGGCAGAAAGCTGAGCTTCTGCCAGCCCTTCCCTAACCCGGTCCCGCTGATCCCTCCGACTCCCAACGTCGTGAGCGACTGCTGCACCTGATAGGGCGCCCGTTCCGGATGCAGCCAGGTATCCGCGAAACCCTGCAGCCGTGCCAACTGGTAGGGCCGCAGCAGCGCTGCCAGCATCACCACGGGAGCCGTCAACGCGCCAACGGCAACGAAGTATTTCGTCGGGCAATGGCTCAGCCACATCACCAGCACCGTCGACATCCCCAAAAAGATCGCCGTTCCCAGGTCCGGCTCGGCGGCGACCAACAACATCGTCACACCCGCCAACGCGGCGCATTGAGAGAGACTCTGCAGTTGTCCCCTCTTGCGGCCGTAACGGATCGCGCAGAGCAGCATCGGAAGTGTGAGCTTCGCGGTTTCGGAAGGTTGCAATGAGATGAACCCCAGTCGAAACCAGCGCTGCGCCCCATTCACCGACCGCCCGATTCCCGGCACCAGGACGAGTACCAGCAGCACCACCGTCGCCAGGAAAAAGACCGGAGCCCCCTTCCGCCAGACCCAGGCAGGCAGTTGGGACGCCAATATCCCCGCCAGACCCGCCGCGAGCAGGAACGTCAACTGCCGCGACAGATACAGTTGCTCTTCCTGGCTGGGAACAGCAGTGATGCTCGAGCTGTAAACCATCAGCATCCCCACCGCCAGGAGCAACCCGGCACAGGTGACGAACAGACCGGCGATCGAGTCGTCTCGGTTGTTCACAGGGGACATGGGTTTGATCCGACTCAATAACGTATGCGCAGCCTCAGCGCGGAATCCCGCTGCTCCCCTCGCCCTTGTACTCAGGGGAGAGGGGCCGGGGGTGAGGGGAGGGGGTGTCGATCGATACGCACTTCGCAATCGCCTCTTCCACACACGCCCGTCAGTTCTGAAGAGACTCTCAGAAGCAGTATCGACGTGCGACCGGCTCCGACCGGCAGATCCCCGTCAATCCCCGCCTGTCTCCCATAACCGGCAATCTCGACCTGCCGTTCACGATCGGAAGGTCTGGCAGATCTGCGCGCTTCGCGAACGAATGCAGACTTCTTGAGTTCGCTGGACTCATCCCCCGCCGGAATCGACTGCCGGCGCGCCGATACCCCAATAGTGCGGGCATCGGCCATCTCCTGGTTGCGCCGCCGCGCACGGACGGAAAGGGAAAGCCATGACGCATCTGCGATGCAGGCTTGCGGCCCTGGCCCTGGTCTGCCTGCTCAGTCAAAATTTGCTCAGCCAAAACGCCTGCGCACAATCGCTCTGGCACACCGATCTCGGTGAAGCCCGGCGCGAGGCAGAGCGTCTTAAACGGCCCATCCTCTGCCACTTCGGTGCGGAATGGTGCGCCCCTTGCCAGAAGATGGAACGCACCGTCTTCACTCAGCCTGCCGTCATCGATC
This window of the Planctomicrobium piriforme genome carries:
- a CDS encoding LL-diaminopimelate aminotransferase, translated to MPQINDNYLKLKAGYLFPEIGRRVTAFCQENPTAKVIRLGIGDVTEPLPPAIIDAMHKAVDEMARRETFRGYGPEQGYDFLRNAIVEHDFKARGCDIAADEVFVSDGSKCDTGNILDIFGLKNTVAMQDPVYPVYVDTNVMAGRTGAADAQGRYEGLTYLPCTAENDFTPSLPTKPVDLIYLCYPNNPTGAVATRETLTKWVDYAKQTGAVILFDAAYEAFITDPSLPHSIYEIPGARDVAIEFRSFSKNAGFTGTRCAFTVVPKTVMAKTADGAQQAIHPIWNRRHTTKFNGVSYIVQRGAEAVYSPAGKQQCADLVKFYLENAQILQHGLESVGISVYGGVNAPYIWLKTPDNKTSWDFFDYLLKNAHLVGTPGSGFGASGEGYFRLSAFNSRANVEEAVVRIKTLLGRLIA
- the murG gene encoding undecaprenyldiphospho-muramoylpentapeptide beta-N-acetylglucosaminyltransferase; the encoded protein is MSEWSLVISGGGSGGHLFPALAVVEELRKRPNGPSRVLFLTSQRAIEKTILDPYGVEQIALPAVESHQFRSRPIRSLWNLRAAVSQASATLRSLPRPVVLGAGGYGSIPGGLAAWWMKCPLVLLEQNIVPGRATSLLSRFAQVICTSFENSERHFPERPKIVCTGNPVRADVAGQTKYEPDLDRKILLVLGGSQGAAFLNRSLLRFGQHNGGALEGWSIVHQTGESDCELVRQTYRDLGIAAEVAPFFDDLADRYQAASLVVTRAGGTTLAEIACAGLPAVIVPYLGSLRDHQLRNAQLFVRGGGAMLVEQLGTASDEQDLGFVIQTCLSNLELRRQLSQGIRTFARPDAAEKVAGIVKKFSRTL
- a CDS encoding FtsW/RodA/SpoVE family cell cycle protein, whose product is MSPVNNRDDSIAGLFVTCAGLLLAVGMLMVYSSSITAVPSQEEQLYLSRQLTFLLAAGLAGILASQLPAWVWRKGAPVFFLATVVLLVLVLVPGIGRSVNGAQRWFRLGFISLQPSETAKLTLPMLLCAIRYGRKRGQLQSLSQCAALAGVTMLLVAAEPDLGTAIFLGMSTVLVMWLSHCPTKYFVAVGALTAPVVMLAALLRPYQLARLQGFADTWLHPERAPYQVQQSLTTLGVGGISGTGLGKGWQKLSFLPEANTDFVFAVIGEELGLIGTLSVMGLWAGLYLTGLKLIRRVPHDSFEGTLALTLLGQLVIQAGVNMAVVTALLPPKGISHPFISYGGSNLIVSILALGVILSLTRQESKEDRSETVAFITAA